Proteins from a genomic interval of Ignavibacteria bacterium:
- a CDS encoding Ig-like domain-containing protein, whose protein sequence is MKRTILKIIFFVFLIKVCGCANQDPPPGGPDDKSPPVVLKIYPANETLNFKDNKITIEFDEYIERRSFMDAFFITPKPDSEIKFNFGGKDVEIEFPGGFKPNTTYNVTITKDLRDVRGNNSLNEPIVIAFSTGSRIDKGSISGRVSPPSNDVVSIFCYNLRTHNPDSLDPSKVTPDYISQTGKEGTYIFSNLPSSEFRFFAIIDKDRNSLYDKDFEKIAVTYQDFIISDSSKVDGANFLIEDLSPVIGSREFLELLKPDSAQRVFSSIQNNQENIANVENFYFYFRNNTLTRFDIADKLTLKDTAGNTIRIIYNWYSDTLLQIIPAEPLRFNTIYRFNAVLGTYNYTLNFKTASESRTGKILGTINSKQEIASNVILNLIESSSRILIFKQSKPPDQKQFEFRAIPVGEYRLFAFIDTDNDDRFNYGSAFPFAPSERFVYYEPLLSVKPNWTIDNVFVNF, encoded by the coding sequence TTGAAAAGAACAATTCTTAAAATAATTTTTTTTGTATTTCTCATCAAGGTTTGCGGATGCGCAAATCAGGACCCTCCTCCAGGCGGTCCCGATGATAAATCGCCTCCGGTTGTATTAAAAATCTATCCTGCAAATGAAACGCTGAACTTCAAAGACAATAAAATCACCATTGAGTTTGATGAATATATCGAACGTCGGAGTTTTATGGACGCCTTTTTTATTACACCAAAACCGGATTCGGAAATTAAATTTAACTTCGGCGGAAAAGATGTTGAGATAGAATTTCCCGGCGGATTCAAACCGAACACGACGTATAATGTAACTATCACGAAGGATTTAAGAGATGTTCGTGGAAATAATTCTCTCAATGAACCTATAGTAATTGCTTTTTCAACTGGCAGCCGTATCGACAAGGGAAGTATTTCAGGCAGGGTTTCTCCGCCTTCAAACGATGTTGTTTCTATATTTTGTTATAATTTAAGAACTCATAATCCGGATTCTCTTGACCCTTCGAAAGTAACGCCTGATTACATAAGCCAAACAGGCAAAGAGGGAACTTATATCTTTTCTAATCTTCCATCCTCTGAATTCAGATTTTTTGCGATAATCGATAAAGACCGTAACAGCTTATATGATAAAGATTTTGAAAAAATTGCGGTAACATATCAGGATTTTATTATATCGGATTCTTCGAAAGTTGATGGAGCAAATTTTTTGATAGAAGATTTATCGCCGGTCATAGGGTCGAGAGAATTTTTAGAGCTGCTCAAGCCGGATTCCGCTCAAAGAGTTTTTTCTTCAATTCAAAACAATCAGGAAAATATTGCAAACGTTGAAAACTTTTATTTTTATTTCAGGAATAATACGCTTACAAGATTTGATATTGCCGATAAATTAACGTTAAAGGACACGGCAGGTAACACTATAAGAATAATTTATAACTGGTATTCCGATACATTGCTTCAGATTATTCCAGCCGAACCGCTGCGGTTCAATACCATATATAGGTTTAATGCAGTTTTAGGGACATATAACTATACTTTGAATTTTAAAACTGCAAGCGAATCCAGAACAGGTAAAATTTTAGGAACAATTAATTCCAAACAAGAGATTGCTTCAAATGTTATTTTGAATCTTATTGAAAGTTCTTCAAGGATTTTAATTTTCAAACAAAGTAAACCCCCTGACCAGAAACAATTTGAGTTCAGAGCAATTCCTGTCGGAGAATACAGATTATTTGCATTTATTGATACGGATAACGATGACAGGTTTAATTACGGCTCCGCTTTTCCGTTTGCACCGAGTGAAAGATTTGTTTATTATGAACCACTGCTTAGCGTGAAGCCAAACTGGACTATTGATAATGTTTTTGTAAACTTCTGA
- a CDS encoding ATP-binding protein — MQPEYFLLQKTLAGGKFSVLKNVGFYTYYIIYAPITVPGGKVIGVCLTSELIDIKFQLKNQFFPDFGLTQEISENMNVSADLITANSISGKIEYDSIKYSGYIPVDIIGLNDVQIGKLFISSFEKEQYVQNITEFKNKYVSVLAFFLAFIVITITILLLNKIQNKSIQIFIFALVMILIRYFLLWMGFPSKSFDSDIFSPSFYASPFGFGILKSIGALFLTSICLLIICAYSVIIQYRYKVAEPIIEEQRIWFRNVKIAVYLAGFFFVLEALGLIIKVIISDSNLNFFDRSQIIPDKELFLVQLSILFISFSLITFLVQIAFAFRNIVLFSDKEFFKRYNIITFLIVFLIVNQLIEWFIPSFDLEYYQRIFLIVSIFLFVFYIKKNLLLKPDYRVLNLKTFSIFILICIVIVPFIIITKITSQETRYVEIIAQKLAEDEDERINFTISNELMNLSSLTRFENDLNDKNLLPKLAFYLWAESKLNSEDFNSAVVILDTNRKILSDFNINDAKLNTNDIITFLNKNFFEKGYNISLQQIYKNLDTLEISDTANIIDEMGLSDETLVLDSLNEEQSPVIIENIAILKNPEEKFYVGIAPIEKQDLKGTPFARILGYLVITIHSESRNFLLQTSAELFKNYNRSNILNKLISDPVLTEYVNGEIISSTDPDVSKSTVNSLSIFKEYLKNSETKSVWRMETINDEKYRTFYILSSNFENVSENENTNGNGEKVYSVSIKRDDFKVITFFYLKFILFTLIIFLALYFILAIYYLLKNKSFRLNFREKLFVSFLIVSVIPIVFLAIYTRSFIIDKNDVDQKNQIVSDLNLLNESLKGINFTLSFISNQDSLKTIQKEFINRNISQFDKNFNLYLKNRLVSTTNEELYKSDLLDTRVSAEAAYNLIYLKKDLFLDNQDIGRFSYLVGYKPLRDARNNLVGIISSQLVYRQNEINEELTETLTFIFGIYFIVIIILLIVVSFLTEKISSPILALRNATEKVSKGDINVAIDINRNDELGDLVRSFNIMTVELEKSRAELKKAEREEAWRDIARRVAHEIKNPLTPMKLSIQYLAEIYKSGDQKTFHEVLYKTKKMISNEIDKLNRIATEFSYFAKLPKRNYEPLYANEVLEDVISLYSNHPNIKFKIELNDSDTKIVADKQELNRIFQNLIKNSIQAIIKKGVIEINSVRIDGKFKIEIADDGIGMDKDTQKKLFEPNFSTKSSGMGLGLAITKKSLDDMKAKIKFESKLGEGTKVILEFKTYKN, encoded by the coding sequence TTGCAGCCGGAATATTTCCTTTTACAAAAAACTCTTGCAGGCGGAAAGTTTTCTGTTTTAAAGAACGTCGGATTTTATACTTATTACATTATTTATGCTCCCATAACAGTACCCGGCGGAAAAGTAATAGGTGTCTGCCTCACCTCTGAATTAATCGACATAAAATTTCAGTTAAAGAATCAGTTTTTTCCTGACTTCGGGTTGACTCAGGAAATAAGCGAAAACATGAATGTGAGTGCAGACTTAATTACTGCAAATTCGATATCCGGAAAAATTGAATATGATTCCATTAAATATTCGGGATATATACCGGTTGATATTATTGGTTTAAATGACGTTCAAATCGGAAAGTTGTTCATAAGCAGTTTCGAGAAAGAGCAATACGTGCAAAATATAACTGAATTTAAAAACAAATATGTTTCCGTTCTCGCGTTTTTTCTCGCGTTTATTGTAATTACAATAACAATTCTGCTTTTAAACAAAATTCAAAACAAGAGTATTCAAATTTTTATTTTTGCTCTTGTTATGATTTTAATAAGATATTTTTTGCTGTGGATGGGATTCCCATCTAAGTCATTTGACAGCGATATTTTCTCACCGTCGTTTTACGCTTCACCGTTCGGGTTTGGAATTCTAAAGTCAATAGGAGCATTATTTTTAACGTCAATTTGTCTTCTGATTATATGTGCATATTCGGTTATAATTCAATATAGATATAAAGTCGCCGAACCGATAATAGAGGAACAAAGGATTTGGTTCAGAAATGTTAAGATAGCTGTTTATCTTGCAGGATTTTTCTTTGTTCTTGAAGCATTAGGGCTGATAATAAAAGTTATAATTTCCGATTCCAATCTTAATTTTTTTGACAGGTCTCAAATAATTCCCGATAAAGAGCTTTTTTTGGTGCAGTTATCCATTCTATTTATTTCATTTTCATTGATAACTTTTCTTGTTCAGATTGCATTTGCATTCAGGAATATAGTATTGTTCTCGGATAAAGAATTTTTTAAAAGATACAATATCATCACATTTTTAATTGTATTTTTAATTGTAAACCAGCTAATCGAATGGTTTATCCCTTCTTTTGACCTGGAGTATTATCAGCGCATATTTTTAATTGTTTCAATATTTCTTTTTGTGTTCTACATAAAGAAAAATTTATTATTAAAGCCGGATTACAGAGTCTTAAATCTTAAAACCTTTTCCATTTTTATTCTCATATGCATAGTCATAGTTCCGTTTATTATAATAACGAAGATAACTTCGCAAGAAACAAGATATGTTGAAATTATAGCGCAAAAATTAGCTGAAGATGAAGATGAAAGAATTAATTTTACTATATCAAATGAATTAATGAATCTTTCTTCGCTTACAAGGTTTGAAAATGATTTGAATGATAAAAATCTTCTGCCAAAACTTGCATTTTACTTGTGGGCGGAAAGCAAGCTCAATTCCGAAGATTTTAATTCTGCTGTAGTAATTCTCGATACAAACAGAAAAATATTAAGCGATTTTAATATCAACGATGCAAAGCTTAACACGAATGATATTATCACATTCCTTAATAAGAATTTTTTTGAAAAGGGATATAACATCTCCCTTCAGCAGATATATAAAAATCTTGATACGCTTGAAATTTCGGATACGGCAAATATTATAGATGAAATGGGTTTAAGTGATGAAACACTTGTTCTTGATTCGCTTAACGAAGAGCAATCACCGGTCATAATAGAGAATATAGCGATACTCAAAAATCCGGAAGAAAAATTTTATGTCGGCATTGCTCCGATTGAAAAACAGGATTTAAAAGGAACGCCATTCGCCCGTATTCTCGGGTATTTGGTTATCACGATTCATTCAGAATCGAGGAATTTTCTTCTGCAGACATCAGCCGAATTATTTAAGAATTATAATCGAAGCAACATACTTAATAAATTAATTTCCGACCCTGTCTTAACTGAATATGTGAACGGTGAAATTATAAGCTCAACTGATCCTGATGTCTCAAAATCAACAGTCAATTCACTCAGCATTTTTAAGGAATATCTTAAAAATTCAGAAACAAAATCTGTGTGGAGGATGGAGACGATAAACGATGAAAAATATAGAACTTTTTATATACTTTCGAGCAATTTTGAAAATGTGAGCGAGAATGAAAACACAAACGGCAATGGTGAAAAAGTTTATTCTGTCAGCATCAAACGTGATGACTTCAAAGTCATAACGTTTTTTTATCTGAAGTTTATTTTATTTACGCTTATAATATTTCTGGCTCTGTATTTTATTTTAGCAATATATTATTTGTTAAAAAATAAATCGTTCCGGCTTAACTTCAGAGAAAAATTATTTGTTTCATTTCTGATTGTATCGGTAATTCCGATTGTTTTTCTTGCGATTTATACAAGGTCGTTTATCATCGACAAAAACGATGTTGACCAGAAAAATCAGATTGTATCAGATTTGAATCTGCTTAATGAGAGCTTGAAAGGAATTAATTTTACATTAAGTTTTATTTCAAACCAGGACAGCTTAAAAACAATTCAGAAGGAATTTATTAACCGGAATATTTCACAGTTCGATAAAAATTTTAATTTATATTTAAAGAACCGCCTTGTAAGCACAACAAATGAAGAGCTTTATAAGTCAGATTTGCTTGACACGCGTGTAAGCGCTGAAGCAGCATATAACCTTATTTATCTCAAAAAGGATTTATTTCTTGATAATCAGGATATCGGAAGGTTCTCGTATCTTGTGGGTTATAAACCGTTACGGGATGCGCGAAATAACCTTGTTGGAATAATTTCATCACAGCTTGTTTACAGGCAGAATGAAATCAACGAGGAGCTGACAGAAACACTGACGTTTATCTTTGGGATTTACTTTATTGTAATTATAATTTTGCTAATTGTCGTCAGCTTCTTAACCGAAAAAATTTCTTCGCCGATTCTTGCATTAAGGAATGCAACAGAAAAGGTTTCCAAAGGAGATATTAACGTTGCAATAGACATTAACCGAAACGATGAGCTGGGGGATTTAGTGAGGTCATTTAATATAATGACAGTTGAGCTTGAAAAATCGAGAGCTGAGCTGAAAAAAGCAGAAAGGGAAGAAGCGTGGCGTGACATTGCGCGAAGAGTTGCGCATGAAATTAAAAACCCGCTTACGCCAATGAAGCTGTCGATACAGTATCTTGCGGAAATTTATAAATCTGGCGACCAAAAAACTTTTCATGAGGTTCTATATAAGACCAAGAAAATGATTTCCAATGAAATTGATAAGCTTAACAGGATTGCAACCGAGTTTTCATATTTTGCAAAGCTTCCGAAGCGAAACTATGAGCCGCTTTATGCAAATGAAGTTCTTGAAGATGTAATTTCTTTATATTCAAACCATCCGAACATAAAATTCAAAATCGAACTGAATGACAGCGACACAAAAATTGTTGCAGACAAGCAGGAGCTGAACAGAATTTTTCAGAACCTGATTAAAAATTCAATTCAGGCAATAATTAAGAAGGGTGTAATCGAAATAAATTCGGTCAGAATCGACGGAAAATTCAAAATTGAAATTGCCGATGACGGTATCGGGATGGATAAAGATACTCAAAAGAAGCTTTTTGAGCCGAATTTTTCAACGAAATCATCGGGAATGGGGCTTGGACTTGCAATAACTAAAAAATCACTCGATGACATGAAAGCGAAAATAAAATTTGAATCGAAATTAGGCGAAGGAACTAAAGTGATTCTTGAATTTAAGACATATAAGAATTGA
- a CDS encoding DUF4783 domain-containing protein has product MKGFFYSLSFIIVCFLYQSVSASELNWRKGDEDKLKDERLKSSMCKQTFKDIGKGLIDNNVSLISIYFNEDVYLNVIGSDKGYYSSSQAELIITDFFNFFRIYSFKYKRSHRKNNFAYATGVYKYNKGSGTVELGVTISLKYNNNKWYIYQLNIN; this is encoded by the coding sequence TTGAAGGGATTCTTTTACAGTTTAAGTTTTATTATTGTCTGTTTTTTATATCAGAGCGTTTCAGCTTCTGAATTAAATTGGAGAAAAGGCGATGAAGATAAGCTAAAGGATGAACGTCTTAAGAGCAGTATGTGCAAACAGACTTTCAAAGACATAGGTAAAGGTCTTATTGATAACAATGTTAGCTTAATCAGTATTTATTTCAATGAAGATGTATATTTAAATGTAATCGGATCGGATAAAGGATACTATAGCTCATCGCAAGCAGAACTCATTATTACGGATTTTTTTAATTTTTTTCGTATTTATTCATTCAAATATAAGCGTTCACACAGAAAAAATAATTTTGCATATGCAACAGGTGTTTATAAATACAACAAAGGAAGCGGAACAGTCGAGCTTGGAGTCACGATTTCACTGAAATATAATAATAATAAGTGGTATATATACCAATTAAACATTAATTAA
- a CDS encoding DUF5686 family protein, translated as MIKFYLFCLILIPQLVFSQTYQLTGKVFDNNYNASLAFVTLKVDGSNFVTTSDEEGKYKFVLPPGYYKIFVSHIGYFTDSIYVNLEESDAERDIYLRQSEILTEEIVVSGEDPAYEIIRNAIRYKNQFNKNLKEYNYNAYSKLVLWSNQMSVKDTLIQNKDTSKNGLGIVAILESETEGFFKKPDLYKEVIKAKKETANTRQGVALPFIVNFYENTIDLEQVKVPGPLSDDAFDNYDYRLLGTTFMDSLPIFKIEMKNNSEVVPQFYGTLYIADSIFSLMKIDLNVNNAAKLRFFDAINFKQKFSQFKDANNNVYWLPTDNQIYGNGSLAGVVKLKAEVFSVVTDYTINVPAPPGTFDKYIIKVLPDAKKDSAYWRENQIIANTPEENYAYKEIERNERMKAGQINISPLSLTYGKYISSVPINYFHFNRVEGTYLGLNANYTSEKFRTFVNGEFGYGLSDKKTKYSLSFTNRFLADKSLVLNISLFRELEPLNFNVGSMARFYNSFRALIDKKDEYDYYYASGYRVSLNASTIPQLRLGISYHQEKQTSAFTNTDYSFRKRDEISRANPPINDAFLRAVGFSLRIDPNEYKYIDWGDDNESRIRMTDFPTLQFSYENSSKKLQSTYDFRKYSLLLQGRNQLTYFLNMTYKAGITHMSGTVPYQSLAYFNANPGGINAALNFKAMDYQEFLGDRLYYINFENNFGKFFWGNVPVLNNLNFIAFYNAGKSEIRKSNYDLSIYKGFSATDGIYQEAGVGVGGILGLFRLDFAWRLNNFKKGENFRIVFSSDNF; from the coding sequence ATGATAAAATTTTACTTGTTTTGTTTAATTCTAATTCCGCAATTAGTTTTTTCGCAAACATACCAGCTTACAGGCAAAGTCTTCGATAATAATTATAATGCTTCTTTAGCTTTTGTTACACTCAAAGTTGATGGATCTAATTTTGTTACTACTTCAGATGAAGAAGGAAAATACAAGTTTGTTTTGCCTCCGGGTTATTATAAAATATTTGTGTCGCACATAGGATATTTTACGGATTCAATTTATGTTAATCTTGAAGAAAGTGATGCTGAGAGAGACATTTATCTGCGTCAATCTGAAATTTTAACTGAAGAAATAGTCGTTAGCGGTGAAGACCCCGCCTATGAAATTATACGAAACGCAATCAGGTATAAAAATCAATTTAATAAAAATCTGAAAGAATATAATTATAATGCTTATTCCAAGCTGGTGCTTTGGTCGAACCAAATGTCGGTTAAAGATACATTAATTCAAAATAAAGACACCAGCAAAAACGGTTTAGGCATTGTCGCAATTCTTGAATCCGAAACGGAAGGATTTTTTAAAAAACCTGATTTATATAAAGAAGTTATTAAGGCAAAAAAAGAAACTGCGAACACAAGACAGGGAGTAGCACTGCCGTTCATAGTAAATTTTTATGAGAATACTATTGATTTAGAGCAGGTGAAAGTCCCGGGACCTCTGAGCGATGATGCATTTGATAATTATGACTACAGATTGCTCGGAACGACATTTATGGATTCGCTCCCGATTTTTAAAATTGAAATGAAAAATAATTCCGAGGTTGTGCCGCAATTTTACGGAACATTATACATAGCTGACAGCATTTTTTCCTTAATGAAAATAGATTTGAACGTTAACAATGCTGCCAAGCTCAGATTTTTTGATGCAATAAATTTTAAGCAAAAATTTTCACAGTTTAAAGATGCAAATAATAATGTTTACTGGCTTCCCACAGATAACCAGATTTACGGAAACGGTTCTTTGGCAGGTGTTGTGAAATTGAAAGCAGAAGTATTTTCTGTCGTAACGGATTATACGATTAATGTTCCTGCGCCTCCCGGAACTTTTGATAAGTATATCATTAAAGTTCTTCCTGATGCTAAGAAAGATTCTGCTTACTGGAGAGAAAACCAGATAATTGCCAATACACCTGAAGAAAATTATGCATATAAGGAAATAGAAAGAAATGAAAGAATGAAAGCAGGGCAAATCAATATAAGTCCGCTTTCGCTTACATATGGAAAATATATTTCAAGCGTTCCTATAAATTACTTCCATTTTAACCGTGTTGAAGGAACTTATCTTGGATTAAACGCGAATTATACTTCGGAAAAATTCAGAACATTTGTAAATGGAGAATTTGGTTATGGCTTATCGGATAAAAAAACAAAATACAGTTTGTCTTTCACAAACAGATTTCTTGCTGATAAATCACTTGTGCTTAACATAAGTTTATTCAGGGAGCTTGAACCTTTGAATTTTAATGTTGGCTCTATGGCAAGATTTTATAACTCATTCAGGGCTTTAATTGATAAGAAAGATGAATATGATTATTATTATGCATCGGGCTACCGTGTATCATTGAATGCCTCAACAATTCCACAACTAAGATTGGGTATAAGCTATCATCAGGAAAAGCAAACTTCAGCTTTTACAAATACTGATTATAGTTTCAGAAAGAGAGATGAAATTTCAAGAGCAAACCCGCCTATTAATGATGCATTTTTAAGAGCAGTAGGATTTTCACTGAGAATAGACCCGAATGAATATAAATATATTGACTGGGGGGATGACAACGAGTCGAGAATAAGGATGACGGATTTCCCAACACTACAATTTTCATATGAAAACTCATCGAAGAAACTTCAAAGCACTTATGATTTCAGAAAGTATTCTTTGCTTCTGCAGGGCAGGAATCAATTGACTTATTTTTTAAATATGACATACAAAGCCGGAATTACACACATGAGCGGAACAGTGCCATATCAAAGTCTTGCATATTTTAATGCAAACCCGGGCGGCATAAATGCGGCACTTAATTTTAAAGCTATGGACTATCAGGAATTTCTTGGGGACAGATTATATTACATTAATTTTGAAAATAATTTCGGTAAATTTTTCTGGGGGAATGTTCCGGTATTAAATAATCTAAATTTTATCGCTTTTTATAATGCAGGAAAGTCTGAAATCCGAAAGTCAAACTATGACCTTTCCATTTATAAAGGATTTTCAGCAACTGACGGTATATATCAGGAGGCGGGTGTTGGAGTAGGTGGCATTTTGGGCTTATTCCGGCTCGATTTTGCATGGAGATTAAATAATTTTAAAAAGGGTGAAAATTTCAGAATAGTGTTCTCATCTGATAATTTTTAG
- the rsmG gene encoding 16S rRNA (guanine(527)-N(7))-methyltransferase RsmG — translation MELLRSFLNDELGFNNVDDKIGQFKQYEKLVFEWNDKINLVSRKTESIEKYIIGSIYFLKDYPLKGNEKIVDVGTGGGLPGIPLKLLYPELDLLLIDSIAKKINAVRDMINRLSLTKIDAITGRAEDFADFLKYEGKFDYVTAKAVTTLANLYKFSHKFLKLSGKFLCLKGGDLAEELNELSKKYPEVQHKIIDFSFPEKYGLIEKKLVILQKD, via the coding sequence ATGGAGCTTCTTCGTTCTTTTTTAAATGATGAATTGGGATTTAATAATGTTGATGACAAAATCGGACAATTCAAACAATATGAAAAATTAGTTTTTGAGTGGAATGATAAAATAAATCTTGTAAGCAGAAAAACGGAATCTATTGAAAAATACATTATCGGTTCGATTTATTTTCTTAAAGATTATCCATTGAAAGGTAATGAAAAAATTGTCGATGTCGGCACAGGCGGGGGACTACCGGGAATTCCTTTGAAACTATTATATCCTGAATTGGATTTATTGCTTATAGATTCCATTGCAAAGAAAATTAATGCTGTGAGGGACATGATAAATCGTCTCAGTTTGACTAAAATTGATGCAATAACAGGACGTGCTGAAGATTTTGCAGATTTTCTGAAGTACGAGGGAAAATTCGATTATGTGACTGCAAAAGCGGTGACAACTCTGGCGAATTTATATAAATTTTCGCACAAATTTTTGAAACTTTCGGGTAAATTTTTGTGTCTAAAAGGTGGCGATTTAGCTGAAGAGCTGAACGAGCTTTCAAAAAAATATCCTGAAGTTCAACATAAAATAATTGATTTTTCTTTTCCTGAAAAATACGGTTTAATTGAAAAAAAACTTGTAATTTTACAAAAAGACTGA
- a CDS encoding GNAT family N-acetyltransferase gives MTRKDLDIAIEWAAQEGWNPGLKDADCFYQTDPNGFFIGELDGEPISTISAVKYGNEFGFIGFYIVKNEFRGHGYGHKIWQVASDYLKDICSGLDGVVAQQASYESHGYVKAFNQFRFEEQDVRGARESEILDIKNIPFEKIFEYDNHIVKYNRKTFLNCWLNMEGTYACGIMRKDKNDKVVGYGLIRHCRNGFKIGPLFADDFVIAEKIYLALADYATGNTVYLDVPEANKMGLELAKKYVRKYVFETARMYKNGFLNQETGKIFGVTTFELG, from the coding sequence ATGACACGTAAAGACCTTGACATTGCAATAGAATGGGCTGCTCAGGAAGGATGGAATCCCGGCTTGAAAGATGCTGATTGCTTTTATCAGACCGACCCGAATGGATTTTTTATCGGTGAACTTGACGGTGAGCCGATTTCAACGATTTCTGCTGTAAAATATGGAAATGAGTTCGGTTTTATTGGTTTTTATATTGTCAAAAACGAATTCAGAGGTCACGGTTATGGTCATAAAATCTGGCAGGTCGCTTCTGATTATCTGAAAGATATCTGCTCGGGGTTGGACGGTGTGGTTGCACAGCAAGCAAGCTATGAAAGCCATGGCTACGTAAAAGCATTTAACCAGTTTCGTTTCGAAGAACAAGATGTAAGAGGTGCACGCGAAAGCGAAATACTTGATATAAAAAATATTCCATTTGAAAAAATTTTTGAATACGATAATCACATTGTGAAATATAATCGTAAAACTTTTTTAAACTGCTGGTTGAACATGGAAGGAACTTATGCGTGCGGAATTATGCGCAAAGACAAAAATGATAAAGTCGTTGGTTACGGATTAATTCGCCACTGCCGCAACGGATTCAAAATCGGTCCGTTGTTTGCCGATGATTTCGTTATTGCAGAAAAAATTTATCTGGCACTCGCAGACTATGCGACGGGAAATACCGTTTATCTCGATGTTCCCGAAGCAAATAAAATGGGATTAGAGCTTGCAAAAAAATATGTCCGCAAATATGTCTTTGAAACAGCACGAATGTATAAGAATGGTTTTTTAAATCAGGAAACCGGCAAAATTTTCGGAGTAACTACGTTTGAGTTAGGGTGA